TACAGCTCCCAACCAGGAAGTAAATAACAGGGTTGATACTGCTGTTCACACAGGCAAAAGAGAAGGAGGTAtcaaagacaaaaacagaaaaatcaaacagTCTCAGCAAGATCCAGTAACCAAAGTcagcagtgaagaaggggaagaagaagaCAAGGAGCAGAATGATAATATGGAGTTTACCTGGAGAATATTGCCGTGAACAAAAGCAGACCTGGGCAAATAGGATTAAACCAGAAAGAATCAAGAGAAGCACAGATAAGATGTAGCTCAGGATGAAGACTATGAGCACCGTAGGTGAGAAATGCAGCGTTACAGtcagcaggaaggagagggcccAGAGCAGGGCACACACAAAGGCTGGCAAATGCTGGGGGCGGTGGCAGTGCCAGTGGGCTGGGACAAGAATGGAAAAAGACATCGCGGCACTGAAGGCTGTCAGGAGGTAGAGACTGGTGGTGAAAGCAAAGAGGATCGTGAAGTTCAATAGAGTTGTCACATCCCGGGAGCCCAGTCTGCAACAAAAGCTCTCCGGGCCATAAAATATCACAAGGGCGACAGCCACGAAGAGAAGGAAGGCGAAgttggcagcagccaggctcagGATGTAGACAGCGAAGGGGTTCCTGCGGATGTGGGAGCCGAGGAGCCAGAGGACAGTC
This is a stretch of genomic DNA from Apteryx mantelli isolate bAptMan1 chromosome 4, bAptMan1.hap1, whole genome shotgun sequence. It encodes these proteins:
- the LOC106493401 gene encoding proto-oncogene Mas-like, with the protein product MNTVFPAVGRASPACWSQYSGMAYNRTWHEGLLMETGSYKDDDYNRTNCEVTHLNEVPVTLIICLCGLVGNGTVLWLLGSHIRRNPFAVYILSLAAANFAFLLFVAVALVIFYGPESFCCRLGSRDVTTLLNFTILFAFTTSLYLLTAFSAAMSFSILVPAHWHCHRPQHLPAFVCALLWALSFLLTVTLHFSPTVLIVFILSYILSVLLLILSGLILFAQVCFCSRQYSPGKLHIIILLLVFFFPFFTADFGYWILLRLFDFSVFVFDTSFSFACVNSSINPVIYFLVGSCTKRKFTASVRVAFQRAFEDVAGPQNRGETPRENTVETTV